The nucleotide sequence ACTTTTATGGCTTTTAGGAAATGCCTTTTGAGTATTTTATCATAAGTTATGattaaattatacttatttaaatttaagttAATCATACctcaagaaaaataaataggtGAATGCTATTTggtaaaaaaaccaaataacaCTTGTCCTTTAGAATATAatgtataattatcattttattttgtaaattcttcgCTAGGGttaggaatttttgaaaaatcttttatttcatttgaggCCATCACAAATTAGtagataattttcatattattatgaaaactttTAAGTAAAACCtaactaatttttaaatgttcaaTGATGTTAAAAATCATGTgatttgttatttactttttttgctTTGGCACATTGAGCAATTTTTTTGTTCCTATATCATTggataaataatatgaaatgtttTCTACTGGTGATGACATTTATTCATCAGAGCTTTAACCATAATGTGTATCTTTGGTGACCATACGAAAATATTTATGTTCAGGTAAAACTGTGATATTCTCATCACCTGCATccattaataaatgaatataattattccAGACTCATATTGACATTATGGTCACtgcttcaaaataatttatattaaattcttGATTCTCCGATTTCtgttttttgcaatatttgTCATTCCAACcttcacaaaatttatttagttatttttttataaaacaacctttatttgtatctttgtagcattaattcaaaatacaaacttgaaatacttttttttattattgtcaaacATTTTCAACACGAAATATAGATGTAACAGAAtcccacattttttaaatctagtaTTACTTTGAAATTTCTATGTTTAGATAAATGTCATACATATATAATAAACTTAAATGTTGAATTGTGTTTccttatatcaaattttgacaatattttgaaaaaataatacatagcattcacattcaaaattatttttaacacatGGTCACTAAGACTTTTCTGTAAGTTAATTTTTGGTTCCCCGTCagttgttgaaataaattcatttctcaaattcaagacatttatatttgaaaaataaaatattcaaaaagttatcGTCAATATAATCCAAAATTGACTTTTTCTGACTTCATCAGTCATTACTTGGTTCCTACATgagatagaaaaatttaaaacgttAAAGTTTAAGGTTCAAAATGAGATGTGGTAGACCTTCTAAATagtatttgttaataatttatgagaaattgaaatgtataaattttcatcaaaaaaagcatggtaatttgtttataagtGTTTAAGgttcatataaattttaaaaaacgtgaGGCTCCTTATAGTAGCTTAAAGTGCTAATCAATACAAACATTTTGAGCACTCCAATTATGTTTTCGACCCTTAGTTGTAAAGTAATGCAGGTTTTAAACTGCGTGACCAGAGGCTAAAGTGCGCACCCGCGATTACTTCTTTACAGTATGTTAATcttaagttaattttttatggtctcaaaaatatatttattatttcattgttttattgcaCCTTACCttcttttaaaacttgtttCAACAAACATTTAAGTACAAATATGTAAGAAAGGTGCGGTAATTTAAACTCTTTACATATAGTATTTTGTATCACATTTTGTGCAATTACAATTCGTGAGCTGGTTAGTACAACGAAGCTACTTTTTAGAACTAAAATAGTTTCATCTATCtcaaatccaaaatattttggGTTTAATTTGTCAGGttgtaatttcaaaatgttaCCTTGCTCGTGAGTAGCATAGAAAGCTCTTAAAATATGGTATCTGATAGAATTTGACATTGGTAGCAATATCTTTACTCTCAAAAAGTATTGCTTCACGTACATATAAgtgataattgaaaatgttcTAACATTTTGAACACTATGGAAATTGTGTGTGTGAGTACGAGTAGGGATGTCCTCAGAGTAAGGCTATTGGCCACAGACAATATTACCTAATCGATGTGCATGATTCAAAGAACTGTTCTTGTTCcagtaattaagtttattatagtATCTAAAATTGCTTTATTTGTGCTAATATTTATTGTAAGGGGAAAGTTACGATCAATCAACGAAATGTATAAATTAGATACAGccaattcatttttctttactACTAAGGGTCGGAAACATAATTGGTGTTTAAAATTAGCACTTTGAGCTACTATATAACATcacgtttttttaaatttatgtacaCTTAAAAGCtaatttccttgtttttttcacgaaattttgcacatttaaatttctattactttctaacagataatatttaaaaggtGTACTACATCtcatttttatactttaacTTTAACGGTTATAATGAGCtgctttaaatttttctacgtcATGTAGGAACCAAGTAATGACCGATAAAGTCagaaaaaagtcaatttttcattatattagcgataactttttaaatatttatttttggcaAGAAACTGaagaccttttttgtagatctttttaaaacaattgtttataacaaattattagaCCAGATTTAGGCTCGGCATCctcgaaaaatcgattctacGCATCAAAAAACTTAGAAAAACGCTCTAAAACTGAGGGGAGTATGAAACGGCAATGATACCCCTCAGCTGCCGTACTAGTCACCagaacacaatttttttcacgGAAGTATTCAAATGTTGACACAACTCCCATCATGAATTTGGAAAACCTTTGAAAATAGTAGCATAATATAGGGTATATGTTATTTACAAGACTAAAAGATATTTAGTAGATTCTAAGCAAATACTAATTACTATTTTGTAATATGCCATTCgacttgttacgtttttcttcaaacattttgaatattcctttgttcacgtattgtggcacagtagtcacttcggatttatttattctaactttggagttttttaaaaaattaatttgttacctaTCTACACTCCAAATAAAACTAAACTTTAATAAATCTGTGACGAtgttattctttatattcgctggtaagtttttctttgcttttttgtATTGCTTGTactcacaaaaatttcaattatctttctggatttccttttattttgagcaaattttgtataatagttttcaaatgaattcgtattttctatttatttggggaacagaacgaatagaatagattcctgtttggttatatttaaaaaaatttaaattcacttttttttaatatgttagAGCCTAAGCTCTTTTttcaaatctgttctttctACTCGTTCATTCTTccgtaatttccatctgtgttcccgttacctttcttattatatttttttcctgcagttctacagctgccaggttgggagTTTCCACGACAAAGAATACAATTACCAGACTAGCAATTCAACACACTCCAACATCTGAGAATTCAGTTAAGAGCTGCAACCATCttggatttccatagataagtcccattcttatctttaatatataaataaatctgagttctttttaatttataactgcgttttttcgttttttttttactatttttttaataatttcatttgttgctgaaactttttttattgttagcaataaatatttattcagatAATCGTGTCCGggaatagttttggatagtttaatttttatttaattcataaggtATTTCCAGCTTCTacgcattttttttattaatttttaacgtcgTTCCTCAAAAAGCTGGAggtgtccaatttaatattaattgttcatcCCATCCGAGTAtctgttatttatatactttaactgaggccGAATACCAATTCCTGAGGAAGAGTGTCCTGCCGAGGAATTAATGttacaatatctaaaatattttttatgaaacacggttttttatttctataacaATTTTGAGAAAAGCATTGACTATTCAGTATCTTCTTTCATGGAAGTATTCAAAATCACTTGTTTACACAACTCCAATCATTAATTTGGAAAACCTTTGAAAATAGTAGCATACCAGGGTTCTCATTCCTGCTTTAATAGTGCTACAAGCTCATACATACTAATTTTACAGGAAAGCCAAAACAAAAGGGATtgtaaatgaaatgttttttggaTTAGTTAATTCTATACTTAGGCGTACCAAATTCGGTGTAGATACAGTTTGAAGAGATCTTTACTGATAAGTGATGTAAAATCTACGAACAgcttttaaaaatgtaaaaaaataacacaaaaaaatttaaaactcgtcTACAAAAGTTGTGTTTGAACTTAAGTAAATCTTCATTTGATGTTagaacaacaaacaaaaaaacaaaataatattgagcAACAAACGAgaattttaatttcttgaatCTAGCATGGCCTGATAAATAGGTAGGTACGATTTGGGAATCACACTGgcttcaaataaatataattagtcTTTCTTTTTGTTTGCATCAATCTTTGGCTTAGTTGTGAAGACTGGGATCAGAAccaattatcattatttcttaTAACCACCTCTTGGAAATCTTTACTCTCATAAGAGGTTTTCACATGAAAGGAGGGTTCTTCCTTCTCCTATCTCACGACTTTTATATTTGAAGATAAATCTTGTATTCCTTTTATGTCACTGTCAAAGTTGTTGCATctgaaaattcttcaaattataaaaatcagtgtGGGTTAGGGCACTACAGCTTTGATTTTTGTAACATCTCTCGACGAAATGTGATGACAAAATGGCTTATGGTGCATACAGTTACGAATAACTCATTGTAATGGTAACACTTGACTCCTCATGCAGTATCGGTTAGTACTAATGATATGACACCATTAAATCCTGTTCACATCATATTAAAGTATACATTGGAcagaaaatgtcaattttaaattttttgagaaatgttATTTACAAGACTAAAAGGTATTTGAGCAAATACTAATTACtatatgttaaatatttattatgaaacacatttttttggttatttttctaacaatgttgagaaaaaaattgactatTCAGTACTTTTACTTTGTAATTGAAGAATTAATCgcatatattttaaattttgttgtaattttgatctttataatatgaaaatcagTATGAAAGAAATGGAATTATAACTGATATTCTCAAAAATGGTCTATCGTAAAATATGTATTGGATGAAAACACagattttattaagaaatttaaaCCTACTACTATACTGTgttaataataccaaatatgATATGTGATGTTAAAGCAATAactatcaaaacaaaaataaataaaaaatattaaatgtgaaaagatgaaaattgacACTACGAATAAAttcatattcataatttataaaagttCAATTGACAACATTGGAGAAGGGTCAGGTAAAACATTGAATTGGAGACATGATAAAACTGGAGGAAGAAATTACCATAAGTATTGATATTGGAGAATAGATATTGTCACCACATATGAATACTAAGATGATTCACTACTTTATTTCACATTCacaattttatatacataagACAAAATAAGGAGATTTAAATTGcctgtttcttttttctttcctcctcaaacatttttcttaacTTTTCTTTAGTTTCTAAAGACTTTTGatagtttctttttcttctctgTAATCTCTCTTGTTTCAAACACATTACCATTCGATGATCTTCAGAATTACACTTTCCAAATATTCTCAGAAAGGGATTCTAAAATGAATAGtattaaaatatatagaatGTGTTACTTACATCAAAATATCCCAAGCAAATGTTTCAATatccataataaattatttgtttggaCAAGATGAGTCAagtgtataataaaatatatattattggtataaaataaatgtatttaccTCGTTATGACATTGTTGTAATAGTTTTATTAACTCATTACAATTATCAGAATGTAAATGCGGTGCTAAGTCTGTATGCATTTCTTAGTTCCAGATTTTGTAAAAGAATTACATGCACCagtacttataaaaaaataatttttttgtctaaaataatTAGTGCTCcaatatccaattattttacctggtatatacttttattttcataatcattAAGTGACATATAAGAATCATAGCACGTTAGTTTTGTATGTCAGTATGTCAATCACAgaatagaatttaaaattcaagttttttttattatttttaatgattaatttCGCATCAGGCAAAGATGAGGAGCAGGTATTATTACGAATAATAAGGCTAAAAATACCTGAAACTATGGGAAAAATTCCACTTTTTGGTGCTACTACTATGCTTCTATTTGACGTAAAACGAAGTTAACCGAGTATTTTGGTACAAGTCCGAGGTTTGGTTTCTCAAAGGTTGCATTTGAggttgtttataattattatttattcaattactaTTGTTTGATTGTgtcatttatttatacaaaaatgaatatAGAGTGAAATTATTACACGTCGAAAAGTATTTGGTTAACATTCACTTCAATcatttagttaaaaaatgtttatttttatgcgACCCTGAGGAGTTTGGGAAAATAAGGAAGTAAGTAACAATAGCAAACAGAAGTCCgtatgtaaatatgtttttcatacaaccttattcattttattaatagttACTCCTAAAagaacaattataatttttatcctGTCAAAGGTTAGTTGTGTACACAAAAATTACTTTCACTTCATTTCATAATACTAAACAATATGGTTTGTGATGTAATTTTTCGTACTTTTgtgtaaaacatatttttggttCCACAGATATGGATTCTTTCTTTAGTTTGTTCGACCCAGGGTCTTGTAGTGATTGTTCAAACAATCAAGAATTTGCTCTGGATAATATGAATAATCAGACTTCTTTGCCTCCAGAACCTCAGCTTGGGAACGTTGAATATAAATTGAAGATTGTTAATCCGACAAAACAAAGATTTGAACACTTAGTTACTCAGGTAAGCtttgtttgaattatttctattgaaaaaataattatctattagACATTGTAATACACAAGGTGTTATCTCTACAAATATTTCGAGCTTCTATTAATCAGTATAGTTTTATCCACTTCCTGTCTCGTTGGTATTGCtggttatatttattttcgactatttttgtaaattaaatcACAACATAATATAGTGATAAATCATTGTAAGTCATGATAACAAAATACC is from Diorhabda carinulata isolate Delta chromosome 1, icDioCari1.1, whole genome shotgun sequence and encodes:
- the LOC130890716 gene encoding COX assembly mitochondrial protein 2 homolog, with protein sequence MHTDLAPHLHSDNCNELIKLLQQCHNENPFLRIFGKCNSEDHRMVMCLKQERLQRRKRNYQKSLETKEKLRKMFEEERKKKQAI